In the genome of Constrictibacter sp. MBR-5, the window GGCGTCGGCCGCGACGGCACTGCGGCGTCGTTGCGGCAGCATTGAGATGGCGCGGTCTTCTGCCGGCGGGGGACCGAACCCGCCGCGCCGCTTCATTCGTTCATGACGATACCAGACTCTGAGCCCCGGCGGGATTGTCGGATCGGCGCGCCCGGATCGAAGCACAGTGACAGTCGGTCCGGTTCGACCGAGACTGGCAATAATAAAATACGGGAGGAGACGATGACACGCGTCGCAGTGATCACCGGAGGCACCCGCGGCATCGGTGCCGAAGTCTCGAAGGGCCTGCACAAGGCCGGCTACAAAGTCGTCGCCAATTATCATCGCAACGTCGAGGGCGCCGAGCGCTTTCGCGACGAAACCGGCATTCCCGTGGAATCGTGGAACGTCGCCGACTACGACGCCTGCGACGAGAGCGTCCTGCGCATCGCCGACAAATACGGCCCCGTCGACATCCTCATCAACAATGCCGGCATCACCCGCGACGTCGTCCTGCACCGCATGCCCAAGGAGGCATGGCACGACGTCATCGAGACGAACCTCACCTCCTGCTACAACATGTGCCGCACGGTCATCCCCGGCATGCGCGAGCGCGGCTTCGGCCGGATCGTGAACATCGGCTCGATCAACGGCCAGGCCGGGCAGGTCGGGCAGTGCAACTATGCCGCCGCCAAGGCCGGCATGTTGGGCTTCACCAAGGCGCTCGCCCTGGAGAGCGCGCCGAAGGGCATCACCGTCAACGCCATCTGCCCCGGCTATGTCGACACCGAGATGGTGCAGGCGGTGCCGGAGAAGGTGCGCGAGGTCATTCGCAGCCGGATCCCGGTCGGCCGCTTCGGCGACCCGCGCGAGATCGCGCACGCCGTGCTCTTCCTGATCGCCGACGACGCCATGTTCTGTACCGGCGCCACGCTGGCGATCAACGGCGGGCAATATATGTCGTGAGGTGTCCGCCGCGCTCCGGCCTGCTATTGTCCGGCACGCCGCCTCGCTGCCGAACTCCGGGCCTCATGCGTTGACAGATCCCGTCCCGACCCAGGCCGCATCGGTCGCCGCCGATGC includes:
- the phbB gene encoding acetoacetyl-CoA reductase — its product is MTRVAVITGGTRGIGAEVSKGLHKAGYKVVANYHRNVEGAERFRDETGIPVESWNVADYDACDESVLRIADKYGPVDILINNAGITRDVVLHRMPKEAWHDVIETNLTSCYNMCRTVIPGMRERGFGRIVNIGSINGQAGQVGQCNYAAAKAGMLGFTKALALESAPKGITVNAICPGYVDTEMVQAVPEKVREVIRSRIPVGRFGDPREIAHAVLFLIADDAMFCTGATLAINGGQYMS